One stretch of Arachis duranensis cultivar V14167 chromosome 1, aradu.V14167.gnm2.J7QH, whole genome shotgun sequence DNA includes these proteins:
- the LOC107460826 gene encoding uncharacterized protein LOC107460826: protein MVVKTTQERSHCDDLKEIFEQIQSYNMRLNPEKCAFGVQGGKFFGFMLISRGIEANPKKCEAILNMASPKTMKETTECDKAFVELKTILSSPPVLQRPVVGKPLYLYLSISNRSISSDLVIETGKTQQPVYFISRVMQPMEQRYLRIEQLALTLVFQPRSALKAQILADFITELTPDEHNKTWKLHVDRASSREGSGAGIILKEGDEVVAKQALQFHFSASNNQAEYEALIAGLKLALSHQVQSLTAHCDSLLVVQQIRGEFQVKDHLLEQYWLITKDLISKFSSFTILHVHREQNVRADILSKLAATRADTQTSALSQLTLTKPSIELLYIENINCLHDWRKPFLEYINTGTIPRDELNPQQFRRKASFYTKIAGELYRRGFSQPLLKCLSKDEAREVMDEVHEGVCGNHIGGRALATKIARTRYYWPTMKRKCIAKVKACDKCQKHEVISTKPAEVLHSMELVYGSEALIPVEIEVPTLRAELYNKQQNISARNAELDLAEEDREIAAIKQRAQKKLAERKRNKRVVPRTFMEGDLVLRRTE from the exons ATGGTAGTCAAGACCACCCAAGAGCGGTCACACTGCGACGACCTCAAGGAAATATTCGAACAAATCCAATCATACAATATGAGACTCAACCCAGAAAAATGCGCCTTTGGAGTTCAAGGAGGCAAATTCTTCGGATTTATGCTAATCTCACGAGGAATTGAAGCGAACCCTAAAAAATGTGAAGCAATACTCAACATGGCAAGCCCTAAAACAATGAAAGAG ACAACAGAATGCGATAAGGCGTTTGTCGAGCTTAAAACTATCTTATCATCACCACCCGTGCTGCAAAGACCTGTAGTTGGTAAACCCctatatttatatttgtctATTTCCAATCGCTCTATAAGCTCAGATCTTGTCATTGAGACAGGAAAGACACAACAGCCAGTATACTTCATTAGCAGAGTCATGCAACCAATGGAACAAAGGTATCTGAGGATAGAGCAGTTAGCCTTAACACTCGTG TTTCAGCCTAGATCGGCCCTCAAAGCACAGATCCTTGCCGATTTCATCACAGAACTGACTCCTGACGAGCACAACAAAACATGGAAGTTACATGTGGACAGAGCGTCAAGTCGAGAAGGAAGTGGAGCCGGGATAATCCTGAAAGAAGGAGACGAAGTGGTAGCCAAACAAGCCCTCCAGTTCCACTTCTCGGCAAGCAACAACCAGGCCGAATATGAGGCCCTCATAGCAGGACTCAAGCTCGCCCTAAGCCACCAAGTACAAAGCCTGACAGCACATTGCGACTCTCTCCTGGTGGTCCAACAGATCCGAGGAGAATTTCAGGTAAAAGATCATTTGCTAGAACAATACTGGCTCATAACAAAGGATCTCATTTCAAAATTTAGCTCGTTTACTATACTACATGTGCATAGAGAACAAAATGTTAGAGCAGACATATTATCCAAACTCGCCGCCACTAGGGCAGATACACAAACATCAGCATTATCACAACTTACACTTACAAAACCCAGCATTGAACTATTATACATAGAAAACATTAACTGCCTCCATGATTGGAGAAAACCTTTTCTTGAGTACATAAATACAGGTACCATACCCAGGGACGAGCTCAACCCACAACAGTTCAGACGTAAAGCGAGCTTCTATACAAAGATAGCAGGAGAGCTGTACAGGCGCGGTTTCTCACAACCATTGCTAAAATGCTTAAGCAAAGATGAAGCAAGAGAGGTGATGGACGAAGTTCACGAGGGTGTATGTGGAAATCACATAGGAGGACGAGCTCTCGCCACAAAAATAGCCCGAACAAGATACTACTGGCCGACCATGAAGAGAAAATGCATAGCAAAAGTCAAGGCATGTGacaaatgccaaaaacacgaaGTCATCTCTACAAAGCCGGCCGAGGTATTACACAGCATGGAG TTAGTCTATGGCTCAGAAGCATTAATCCCCGTGGAAATTGAGGTACCCACATTAAGAGCCGAGCTATACAACAAACAACAAAACATAAGCGCCAGAAATGCCGAGCTTGACCTTGCCGAAGAAGACAGGGAAATCGCTGCCATCAAACAAAGAGCCCAGAAAAAACTGGCAGAAAGGAAGCGCAATAAGAGAGTAGTGCCAAGGACATTCATGGAAGGCGACCTAGTACTCAGACGAACAGAGTAA